A single genomic interval of Staphylococcus hyicus harbors:
- a CDS encoding type I restriction endonuclease subunit R: MSFQFSEDDLEQVALKWFEGLGYSVKNGRDSGENGIMNERESDKDVVLDDRLEAALRRINPELNNSAIEQAIREISIEKSPSLLENNRSFHEMITNGIEVEHYNDDGETINDLVYVFDFDNPGNNDFLAVNQLTVVNGDYKKRPDIVLFINGLPVVVIELKNSTNESVGIEDGYHQLETYKMRIPQLFNHNAVLVTSDGVNTKAGSITADYDRFMTWRTKDGKTEDSSTFRSLDILIHGMLNKEVLLDLIRHFVLFQDDGKGHIVKILAAYHQYYAVNKAIDRAMEATSEHGDGKGGVIWHTQGSGKSLTMVFFSGKLIQKLNNPTLVVVTDRNDLDNQLYGTFVKSKGRSGKGLLRQTPKQANSRKELKELLSVESGGIIFTTMQKFEPDEGRATMDALTDRKNVVVMADEAHRTQYGFKATYDEKGEGIKYGYAKYLRDALPNASFVGFTGTPVSSTDKNTQMVFGNYIDVYDMTQSVEDGSTVKIYYESRIIPLNLPSDLDIDEAYNVITSGQEEDTKSRLKSKWSRIEALSGAEQRIHALATDIINHFETRQKAMKGKGMIVTMSRRIAVDLYDEIVRLKPKWHSDDDDKGVIKVVMTGSSSDPQNFQKHIGPKKRRNLLEKRMKDVNDELQLVIVRDMWLTGFDVPSMHTMYIDKPMKGHNLMQAIARVNRVFKDKPGGLIVDYVGIAESLKEALKEYTDSDREQTGIDTDKALEVMLMKYDIIQDMLYNHDYSDFESEDQLNRYNAISNTMDYIIGLGEKERERFIKTVTELSKAFALCATEEAAQELNSEIAFLKAVKSGLVKLLAPPTDASERKKTSAEIEAEINQLISKSVVTEEVVDIYQTLGIENPDISILSDEFLKDVEGLQQKNVAVELLNKLLKGQVKSLMKTNTTVSKRFSEMLSKSIQKYNNRSIEASKVIEELIQMAKEINQEKQRGKDLGLSTEEIAFYDALASHETAKEAMGDKELRAIAHELTKTVKNNMSVDWSKRESAKAKMRVQVRRLLKKYGYPPDLQKMAVEQVVEQAELMASQQ, encoded by the coding sequence ATGAGCTTTCAATTTAGTGAAGATGATTTAGAACAGGTGGCATTGAAGTGGTTTGAGGGTCTTGGTTATTCTGTTAAGAATGGTCGAGATAGTGGTGAAAATGGGATTATGAATGAACGGGAGAGCGACAAAGATGTTGTGCTTGATGATCGTTTGGAAGCGGCTTTGAGACGTATTAATCCTGAACTAAATAATAGTGCAATTGAACAGGCAATTCGTGAAATTTCTATTGAGAAGTCGCCTAGTTTATTAGAGAATAACCGTTCTTTCCATGAAATGATTACAAATGGTATTGAGGTTGAACACTATAATGATGACGGTGAAACGATTAATGATTTGGTGTATGTATTCGACTTTGATAACCCGGGAAATAATGATTTTTTAGCGGTTAATCAGTTAACTGTTGTGAATGGGGATTATAAAAAACGACCTGATATTGTGTTATTCATAAATGGATTACCAGTAGTGGTCATTGAACTGAAAAATTCTACAAATGAATCTGTTGGTATTGAAGACGGGTATCATCAGTTAGAAACTTATAAAATGAGAATTCCACAATTATTTAATCATAATGCAGTATTAGTAACAAGTGATGGTGTTAATACAAAAGCTGGTTCTATAACTGCTGATTATGACCGTTTTATGACTTGGCGCACTAAAGATGGAAAGACTGAAGATTCATCAACGTTTCGTAGTTTAGATATATTGATTCATGGGATGTTAAACAAAGAAGTACTATTAGATTTAATACGTCATTTTGTTTTGTTCCAAGATGACGGTAAAGGACATATAGTTAAAATATTAGCTGCATACCATCAATATTATGCAGTGAATAAAGCTATTGATCGTGCTATGGAAGCAACATCTGAACATGGAGATGGCAAGGGGGGCGTTATTTGGCACACACAAGGTTCTGGTAAGAGTTTGACAATGGTTTTCTTCTCAGGAAAGTTAATTCAAAAATTAAATAATCCAACATTAGTGGTCGTAACAGACCGTAATGACTTAGACAATCAATTGTATGGTACTTTTGTTAAATCCAAAGGGCGCTCAGGTAAAGGATTACTAAGACAAACACCTAAACAAGCAAATTCACGTAAAGAATTGAAAGAACTATTATCGGTTGAATCCGGTGGTATCATATTTACAACTATGCAGAAATTTGAACCTGATGAAGGCCGAGCGACAATGGATGCTTTAACAGACCGTAAAAATGTAGTTGTTATGGCGGACGAAGCACACCGCACACAATATGGTTTTAAAGCAACTTACGATGAAAAAGGTGAAGGTATTAAATATGGTTATGCAAAATATTTAAGAGATGCTTTACCCAACGCTTCATTTGTTGGCTTTACTGGAACACCTGTATCTTCAACAGATAAGAATACACAAATGGTATTCGGTAATTATATTGATGTATATGATATGACACAATCTGTAGAAGATGGTAGTACGGTTAAAATATACTATGAAAGTCGTATTATTCCATTAAATTTACCAAGCGATTTAGATATTGATGAAGCATATAATGTCATTACCTCTGGCCAAGAAGAAGATACTAAATCTCGATTGAAATCTAAATGGTCACGTATAGAAGCACTATCTGGTGCAGAGCAACGTATACATGCTTTAGCAACTGACATTATTAATCACTTTGAAACAAGGCAGAAGGCAATGAAAGGTAAAGGTATGATTGTCACAATGAGTCGTCGTATTGCAGTCGATTTATATGATGAAATTGTAAGGCTAAAACCAAAATGGCATTCAGACGATGATGACAAAGGTGTTATCAAAGTGGTTATGACAGGTTCATCAAGCGATCCTCAAAACTTCCAAAAACATATAGGTCCGAAAAAGAGAAGAAACCTTCTAGAGAAGCGCATGAAAGATGTTAATGATGAATTGCAACTCGTAATTGTGCGAGACATGTGGTTAACAGGATTTGATGTACCTTCAATGCATACAATGTACATAGATAAACCGATGAAAGGTCATAATTTAATGCAAGCTATTGCGCGTGTTAATAGAGTATTTAAAGATAAACCAGGCGGCTTAATTGTTGATTATGTAGGTATTGCTGAAAGTCTGAAGGAAGCATTAAAAGAGTATACGGACTCTGATAGAGAACAAACAGGCATAGACACAGATAAAGCTCTTGAAGTTATGTTAATGAAATACGATATCATACAAGATATGCTATATAACCATGACTATTCTGACTTTGAGTCAGAAGATCAATTAAATCGCTATAATGCTATCTCAAATACGATGGATTATATCATTGGATTAGGTGAGAAAGAAAGAGAGCGATTTATAAAAACAGTGACAGAGCTTTCTAAGGCATTTGCATTATGTGCGACAGAGGAAGCAGCACAAGAACTGAATAGCGAAATTGCATTTTTAAAAGCTGTAAAATCTGGTCTTGTTAAGTTGTTAGCTCCACCTACTGATGCAAGTGAGCGTAAAAAGACATCTGCTGAAATAGAAGCAGAAATAAATCAATTAATTTCAAAATCAGTGGTGACTGAAGAAGTTGTAGATATTTATCAAACACTTGGAATAGAAAATCCAGATATCTCAATATTGTCAGATGAATTCTTAAAAGATGTAGAAGGACTTCAACAAAAAAATGTAGCGGTTGAATTGTTGAACAAATTACTTAAAGGACAAGTTAAATCATTAATGAAAACAAATACTACTGTATCTAAGAGGTTTTCTGAGATGCTAAGTAAATCAATACAAAAATACAATAACCGTTCTATTGAAGCTTCAAAAGTTATAGAAGAATTGATTCAAATGGCGAAAGAAATAAATCAAGAAAAACAACGAGGAAAAGACTTAGGTCTGAGCACGGAGGAAATTGCTTTTTATGATGCATTAGCCTCTCATGAAACTGCAAAAGAAGCAATGGGGGATAAAGAATTACGAGCTATTGCACATGAATTAACAAAAACGGTCAAGAATAATATGAGTGTAGACTGGTCAAAACGTGAGAGCGCAAAGGCTAAAATGAGAGTCCAAGTAAGACGACTATTAAAGAAATATGGTTACCCACCTGATCTTCAAAAAATGGCTGTAGAACAAGTTGTAGAACAAGCAGAACTAATGGCCAGCCAACAATAA
- a CDS encoding thioesterase II family protein, which translates to MGKYLIDNHNKFDKSIILFPYAGGGTNIYKNWPSAFKGFNVLRILYPGRENRFSEQPLNDINNLVFEIYEEMLETYNFDNEYYLFGHSMGTKVVYELALKIKHNEKLPNPKGIIISAGRAPCYKEKNPIYHLDKEDFIEGLKLYGGTPKEVLENKDLMNLFLPMLKADFIIDEEYQDKLNEKLESPIFALMGTHDSQIELAELLEWGRYTTSDFKYEYVNGGHMFVNDNPDEVICKIKEYLNDL; encoded by the coding sequence TTGGGTAAGTATTTGATCGATAACCATAATAAATTTGATAAATCTATTATATTATTCCCATATGCAGGTGGTGGAACCAATATTTATAAGAATTGGCCATCTGCGTTTAAAGGTTTTAATGTGTTGCGTATACTTTATCCTGGAAGAGAAAATCGTTTTAGCGAACAACCTTTAAATGATATAAATAATTTAGTTTTTGAAATTTACGAAGAAATGTTAGAAACATATAATTTCGATAATGAGTATTATCTATTCGGACACAGTATGGGAACTAAAGTGGTTTATGAACTTGCATTAAAAATTAAACATAATGAAAAATTACCTAATCCAAAAGGTATTATTATTTCAGCTGGCAGAGCACCATGTTATAAAGAAAAAAATCCAATATACCATCTTGATAAAGAAGATTTCATTGAAGGCTTAAAATTATACGGTGGAACCCCCAAAGAAGTGTTAGAAAATAAAGATTTGATGAATTTGTTTCTGCCAATGTTAAAAGCTGACTTTATCATAGATGAAGAGTATCAAGATAAATTAAACGAAAAGTTAGAAAGTCCTATATTTGCATTAATGGGCACACATGACTCACAAATTGAACTAGCCGAACTATTAGAATGGGGAAGATATACAACTTCTGACTTTAAATATGAATATGTTAATGGTGGGCATATGTTTGTTAATGATAATCCAGATGAAGTTATTTGTAAGATTAAGGAATATTTGAATGATTTATAA
- a CDS encoding 4'-phosphopantetheinyl transferase family protein — MIYKINKISNVESFNPIKILIDLLKGYSSIVIILTEKIELNESDYKLLTREQVQHIKNIAVLSDKVNYLISHSVINIFYCKLMNCSIDELDYYYNPYGKPYITNKGNIKFNISHTTGCSVIAFSYANIGVDIENTERKIEFENIVNYHFSNFEKNYINSEVIKFFEVWVAKEAYLKCKGYGLLKGLKNAKINVIKSNYFEIINDNKYTNHIIKIEYIYSRFVIGITTEEIKDE; from the coding sequence ATGATTTATAAAATAAATAAGATTTCTAATGTTGAATCATTTAATCCAATTAAAATATTAATAGACTTATTAAAAGGGTATTCTTCAATAGTGATTATATTGACTGAAAAAATAGAACTTAATGAATCAGATTATAAACTTTTAACTAGGGAGCAAGTTCAACACATTAAGAACATAGCAGTACTCAGTGACAAAGTGAATTATTTAATAAGCCATTCCGTTATTAATATATTTTATTGTAAGCTGATGAATTGTAGTATTGACGAGTTAGATTATTATTATAATCCTTACGGCAAACCATACATAACAAATAAGGGTAATATAAAATTTAACATTTCTCATACTACTGGTTGTTCAGTAATTGCTTTTTCATATGCAAATATAGGAGTAGATATTGAGAATACCGAAAGAAAAATAGAATTTGAAAATATAGTAAATTACCATTTTAGCAATTTTGAAAAAAACTATATTAATAGTGAAGTTATTAAATTTTTTGAGGTATGGGTTGCTAAAGAAGCATACCTCAAATGTAAAGGTTATGGTTTATTGAAAGGATTAAAGAACGCAAAAATTAACGTTATAAAATCAAATTATTTTGAAATTATTAATGATAATAAATACACAAACCATATAATTAAAATCGAGTATATATACTCTCGATTTGTTATTGGTATAACTACCGAGGAGATAAAAGATGAATAA
- a CDS encoding (2,3-dihydroxybenzoyl)adenylate synthase translates to MNNILKKELENFYDQEVWGNYTLDEYLEEKSKLYPQNLAIIDGDIKITYETLTKVIKNYANRMVSDGIKEGDTVVVQLPNCLEFVFVIFALFKIGAKPVLTLANHRKLEVKGVIKNSQAVAYIAKSNYLGFSYENFIREIESEMNYKIKKYILGDTNEYKNFYNLKRNDYFYQQEFIHSINHYKDTALLLLSGGTTGIPKLIPRRHCDYIYVAEQSAKRCLLDENTIYLASLSMAHNFPLGCPGIIGTFSVGGTVIICNVTSPDEIFPLIEDNSVTHTALVPSVAKMCIDFYKNNPDYNISSLKLIQIGGSLLDSYTGKEIVETLKCTLQQVYGIAEGLICMTSPKDEDEIIYETQGTPISEYDEVKIVDENGNEVAEGEFGELYVRGPYTIYGYYNAPNIKCVDDNMYFMTGDKVCKYKNGRYKIVGRIKEMINKSGEKILPSEIENLLLTHNHIDDVKVIGIEDEIVGEKICVCLKNETNLNIIELRTYLKNHGLAEFKLPDCIKTVKEWPLTSFGKIDIKKLKTMI, encoded by the coding sequence ATGAATAATATATTAAAGAAAGAACTAGAAAATTTTTATGATCAAGAGGTATGGGGAAATTATACTCTTGACGAGTATCTAGAAGAAAAGTCAAAATTATACCCTCAAAATTTAGCAATTATTGATGGTGATATAAAAATTACATATGAAACATTAACAAAGGTAATAAAAAATTATGCAAATAGAATGGTTTCAGATGGTATAAAAGAAGGGGATACTGTAGTTGTCCAATTACCTAACTGTTTAGAGTTTGTTTTTGTAATATTCGCTCTATTTAAAATTGGTGCAAAACCTGTTTTAACATTGGCAAATCATAGAAAATTAGAAGTTAAAGGAGTTATTAAAAATTCTCAAGCTGTTGCTTATATTGCTAAATCAAATTATCTAGGCTTTTCCTATGAAAATTTTATTAGAGAAATAGAATCAGAAATGAATTATAAGATAAAAAAATATATTCTAGGAGACACCAATGAATATAAAAATTTTTACAATCTAAAGCGTAATGATTACTTTTATCAACAAGAGTTTATTCACTCTATTAATCATTATAAAGATACTGCTTTACTATTACTTTCTGGAGGTACTACTGGTATACCTAAGTTAATACCAAGAAGACATTGTGATTATATATATGTTGCGGAACAAAGTGCGAAAAGATGTTTATTAGATGAAAATACTATTTATTTAGCTTCCTTATCAATGGCGCATAATTTCCCATTAGGGTGTCCAGGAATCATTGGAACATTTTCGGTTGGTGGAACCGTAATAATTTGCAATGTAACAAGTCCCGATGAAATATTTCCGTTGATTGAAGATAATTCTGTTACTCATACAGCGTTAGTACCGTCAGTCGCTAAAATGTGTATAGATTTTTATAAAAATAATCCAGATTATAATATTAGTTCATTAAAACTAATTCAGATTGGTGGCTCATTATTAGATTCATATACAGGTAAAGAGATTGTTGAAACATTAAAATGTACTTTGCAACAGGTATATGGCATAGCAGAAGGCTTAATATGTATGACGTCTCCAAAAGATGAAGATGAAATTATTTATGAGACTCAAGGCACACCTATTTCAGAATATGATGAAGTAAAAATTGTTGATGAAAATGGAAACGAAGTAGCAGAAGGAGAATTTGGTGAACTTTATGTTAGAGGTCCTTATACAATATACGGTTATTATAATGCTCCTAATATTAAATGCGTAGACGATAATATGTATTTTATGACAGGTGATAAAGTATGTAAATATAAAAATGGTCGATATAAAATAGTTGGGCGTATTAAAGAAATGATAAATAAATCAGGTGAAAAAATATTACCTTCTGAAATAGAAAATCTTTTATTAACACATAATCATATTGATGATGTAAAAGTTATAGGTATTGAAGATGAAATTGTAGGTGAAAAGATCTGCGTGTGTTTAAAAAATGAAACAAATTTAAATATTATTGAACTCAGAACTTATCTGAAGAATCATGGGTTAGCAGAATTTAAGTTACCTGATTGTATTAAAACTGTAAAAGAATGGCCATTAACTTCATTTGGGAAAATAGATATTAAAAAATTAAAGACAATGATTTAA